The following coding sequences are from one Malaciobacter pacificus window:
- a CDS encoding methyl-accepting chemotaxis protein, whose protein sequence is MNKNLLILSLIAIISTIIVLINSNQDTLSILFGVIAVISMISINFINNKKEEKETFIEEKGIDNYDEEILDEILEVSYQSSIGEYDLRVKGTSSNEKLQKIATNINTTLNQFRETIDSIKNFMEKYNSNDFTIQIENKYNNDLKELIDEINQVNIKISKMLLSSLKNNTKLNANSDSLKANMDSLGNSVIQQSATLEETAAAIEEITSTVINNNKNVHDMLTYSDELSSSIEKGFSNAKENASLMDKINEKTNAIEEAIVVIDQIAFQTNILSLNAAVEAATAGEAGKGFAVVAQEVRNLASRSAEAASEIKKLVNDASEVTKQGKTASNDMINEYTSINDNIDKTKVIINEVSNSLKEQERGIEQINSAVAQLDKSTQENATRAQNTLEVANINHEMAKRMVVDTNKTNFFGRDEFNSKS, encoded by the coding sequence ATGAACAAAAACTTATTAATTTTATCACTAATTGCTATTATATCTACAATAATAGTTTTAATTAATTCAAATCAAGATACATTATCTATTTTATTTGGAGTAATTGCTGTTATTTCTATGATCTCTATAAACTTCATAAATAATAAAAAAGAAGAAAAAGAGACTTTTATTGAAGAAAAGGGAATTGATAATTATGATGAAGAGATATTAGATGAGATACTTGAAGTATCTTATCAGTCAAGCATAGGAGAGTATGATTTAAGAGTTAAAGGTACTTCTTCAAATGAAAAACTTCAAAAAATTGCAACAAATATCAATACAACTCTAAATCAATTTAGAGAAACAATTGATTCAATAAAAAATTTCATGGAAAAATATAATAGCAATGATTTTACAATCCAAATAGAAAATAAATACAATAATGACTTAAAAGAGTTAATTGATGAAATTAATCAAGTAAATATCAAAATATCAAAAATGCTTCTTAGTAGTTTAAAAAATAACACTAAATTAAATGCAAACTCTGATTCACTAAAAGCAAATATGGATTCTTTAGGAAATAGTGTAATCCAACAATCTGCTACATTAGAAGAAACAGCTGCTGCAATTGAAGAGATTACAAGTACAGTTATTAACAATAATAAAAATGTACATGATATGTTAACTTACTCAGATGAATTAAGTAGTTCTATTGAAAAAGGTTTTTCAAATGCAAAAGAGAATGCTTCATTAATGGATAAAATTAATGAAAAAACTAATGCAATTGAAGAAGCAATTGTTGTTATAGACCAAATTGCATTCCAAACTAATATTCTTTCATTAAATGCAGCCGTTGAAGCTGCAACTGCTGGTGAAGCTGGAAAAGGTTTTGCAGTTGTTGCTCAAGAAGTTAGAAATCTAGCTAGTAGAAGTGCAGAAGCTGCAAGTGAAATCAAAAAATTAGTTAATGATGCTAGTGAAGTTACAAAACAAGGTAAAACAGCTTCAAATGATATGATTAATGAATATACAAGTATCAATGATAATATCGATAAAACAAAAGTAATTATAAATGAAGTTTCAAATTCATTAAAAGAGCAAGAAAGAGGAATTGAGCAAATTAATAGTGCAGTTGCTCAACTTGACAAATCAACTCAAGAAAATGCTACAAGAGCTCAAAATACTTTAGAAGTTGCAAATATCAATCATGAAATGGCTAAAAGAATGGTTGTTGATACAAATAAAACAAACTTCTTTGGAAGAGATGAATTTAACTCAAAAAGTTAA
- a CDS encoding class I SAM-dependent methyltransferase — MIYEKFEDIDFNELYVKQKEKTSFKAKNSDDWDKKADSMNQRVHKSIYNEEFLNILNLDGIETLLDVGCGVGNLSLKLAPKLSQVYSLDYSKGMLEVLRKNATEQNITNIKTINSSWYDSWENIPNADLVIASRSMEVKDMKEALTKLNDKANKRVAISYKVGGSFVSQEILDVLKREIIKKPDYIYVLNILYSMGINASVNFVRSEGRNTIYTSKEKFIQSVSWSIDGLSDDEVSRLSEYYEGLDIDKKNEADFVYWAVISWEKCIKY; from the coding sequence ATGATATATGAAAAATTTGAAGATATAGATTTTAATGAGCTTTATGTAAAACAAAAAGAAAAAACATCATTTAAAGCCAAAAATAGTGATGATTGGGATAAGAAAGCAGATTCAATGAATCAAAGAGTTCATAAATCAATTTATAATGAAGAGTTCCTAAATATCTTAAATCTAGATGGAATAGAAACACTATTAGATGTTGGATGTGGAGTTGGAAATTTATCTTTAAAACTCGCACCAAAGTTAAGTCAAGTATATAGTTTAGATTACTCAAAAGGTATGCTTGAAGTATTAAGAAAAAATGCTACTGAACAAAATATTACAAATATCAAAACGATAAATAGCTCTTGGTATGACTCATGGGAAAATATTCCAAATGCTGATTTAGTAATAGCTTCTAGGTCAATGGAAGTAAAAGATATGAAAGAAGCACTTACTAAACTAAATGATAAAGCAAATAAAAGAGTTGCAATTTCATATAAAGTTGGTGGTTCTTTTGTATCACAAGAGATATTAGATGTTTTAAAAAGAGAAATTATCAAAAAGCCTGACTATATTTATGTGCTAAATATTTTATACTCTATGGGAATAAATGCAAGTGTAAATTTTGTGCGAAGTGAAGGGCGAAATACAATATATACTTCAAAAGAGAAGTTTATTCAATCAGTTTCTTGGAGTATTGATGGGCTAAGTGATGATGAGGTTAGTAGACTATCAGAATATTATGAGGGTTTAGATATAGATAAGAAAAATGAGGCTGATTTTGTATATTGGGCAGTAATTTCTTGGGAAAAATGTATTAAATATTAA
- the recQ gene encoding DNA helicase RecQ, whose amino-acid sequence MNNKYKILKETFGHDGFRSFQEEVVDTILNKQDVLTILPTGGGKSLCYQLPTLLMSGVTVVISPLIALMQDQVKALNDLDISAEMISSSQSNDENSFTMQKLLNRDLKFIYVAPERFTSNEFVGVLQRVDINYFVIDEAHCVSAWGHEFRAEYRNLDRLKQFFPNTPIAAFTATATKKVQDDICASLNLVNPRLFRAKTVRDNLDIKVEPRIVNGKTQILNFLKEHKGLCGIIYTFTRKEAESTAQFLSESGYSAKAYHAGLSPQIKDEVYEDFVYEKIDIVVATIAFGMGIDKSNIRFVIHTSLPKTLENYYQEIGRAGRDGEMSYVYLLYSKSDEVKRKIQIQEAIDDSYTQTGLEKLEAMYRYCVSNNCRHKLIAKYFEDEIEDCEILCDNCTKGEVEQVDVSVEAQKFLSAVYRSEQRFGTNHIIDILRASKNQKILEFGHDKLSVYGLGVDKSKNEWIAIVDKLIDMQALDLGEFRALKITALGMQILKGKEKLLIDSDKLGIAQKVEQSEEVLSFDEQLYERFRTLRREIAQEHEVPAYVIFGDKSLKEFASKLPVTKGEMLDINGVGLVKYEKYGEPFIRLCSEIKEEFSEKLKEKAPLKKLTKTYLDTYELILEGNSVEEIAQKRDLGITSILSHISLLNEHEKIPDEKKQELLQPLQIPSEIKNWIEEGIKLDSLKQLRQHLYLYEYLSKEL is encoded by the coding sequence ATGAATAACAAATACAAAATACTAAAAGAGACTTTTGGACATGATGGGTTTAGAAGTTTTCAAGAAGAGGTTGTCGATACTATTTTAAACAAACAAGATGTATTGACAATCTTACCTACTGGTGGTGGAAAATCACTTTGCTATCAACTTCCAACATTACTTATGAGTGGAGTTACTGTTGTAATCTCCCCACTTATTGCACTTATGCAAGATCAAGTAAAAGCTTTAAATGATTTAGATATTAGTGCAGAAATGATAAGTTCATCACAATCAAATGATGAAAATAGTTTTACAATGCAAAAGCTTTTAAATAGGGATTTAAAGTTTATCTATGTAGCTCCTGAGAGATTTACTTCAAATGAGTTTGTAGGAGTTCTACAAAGAGTAGATATAAACTATTTTGTAATAGATGAAGCTCACTGTGTATCTGCTTGGGGTCATGAGTTTAGAGCTGAGTATAGAAATCTTGATAGATTAAAACAGTTTTTCCCAAATACACCAATTGCAGCATTTACTGCAACTGCTACAAAAAAAGTACAAGATGATATTTGTGCCTCACTAAACTTAGTAAATCCAAGACTTTTTAGAGCAAAAACGGTAAGAGATAATTTAGATATAAAAGTTGAACCACGAATAGTAAATGGTAAAACTCAAATACTAAACTTCCTAAAAGAGCATAAAGGCTTATGTGGAATCATCTATACCTTTACTAGAAAAGAGGCTGAATCAACTGCGCAGTTTCTAAGTGAAAGTGGATATAGCGCAAAAGCTTATCACGCAGGTTTAAGTCCACAGATTAAAGACGAAGTATATGAGGATTTTGTATACGAAAAGATTGATATAGTTGTTGCAACTATTGCTTTTGGAATGGGAATTGATAAATCAAATATTAGATTTGTTATACATACAAGCTTACCAAAAACACTAGAAAACTATTATCAAGAAATAGGGCGAGCTGGAAGAGATGGAGAGATGTCTTATGTGTATTTACTTTATTCTAAAAGTGATGAGGTAAAAAGAAAGATACAAATTCAAGAAGCAATAGATGATAGTTATACCCAAACTGGACTTGAAAAACTAGAAGCCATGTATAGATACTGTGTATCAAATAATTGTCGTCATAAACTAATAGCAAAGTATTTTGAAGATGAGATAGAAGATTGTGAAATTTTATGTGATAATTGTACAAAAGGTGAAGTTGAGCAAGTTGATGTAAGTGTTGAGGCTCAAAAGTTTTTAAGTGCAGTATATAGAAGTGAACAAAGATTTGGGACAAACCATATCATAGATATTTTAAGGGCTTCAAAAAATCAAAAGATATTAGAATTTGGACATGATAAGCTTAGTGTTTATGGACTTGGAGTTGATAAAAGTAAAAATGAATGGATAGCAATAGTTGATAAACTAATAGATATGCAAGCTTTGGATTTAGGTGAGTTTAGAGCACTGAAAATCACAGCTTTAGGTATGCAAATATTAAAAGGAAAAGAAAAACTGCTAATAGATAGTGATAAGTTAGGAATCGCTCAAAAGGTTGAACAAAGCGAAGAAGTACTTAGTTTTGATGAGCAATTATATGAAAGATTTAGAACACTTAGACGTGAAATAGCCCAAGAGCATGAAGTGCCAGCTTATGTGATATTTGGGGATAAGAGTTTAAAAGAGTTTGCTTCAAAACTTCCAGTTACTAAAGGAGAGATGTTAGATATAAATGGAGTTGGTTTAGTAAAGTATGAAAAGTATGGAGAGCCATTTATAAGACTTTGTAGTGAAATAAAAGAAGAGTTTAGTGAAAAACTAAAAGAAAAAGCACCACTAAAAAAACTAACAAAAACTTATCTTGATACTTATGAATTGATTTTAGAAGGTAATAGTGTAGAAGAAATAGCTCAAAAAAGAGACTTAGGAATTACTTCTATTTTATCTCATATCTCACTTTTAAATGAACATGAAAAAATACCAGATGAGAAAAAGCAAGAGTTATTACAACCGCTTCAAATACCAAGTGAGATAAAAAACTGGATAGAAGAAGGAATAAAACTTGATAGTTTAAAACAGTTAAGACAACACTTATATTTATACGAGTATTTATCAAAGGAATTATAA
- a CDS encoding DUF7281 domain-containing protein, translated as MKISSAKIIKKLILENELNASELKDKKLLEELIQEQIIHLKRLSTRKAKIILLYKDRLNLFLENKYKIKNLNEYINTINKKEISRSELSKITSNTKSKKTNVQKGIYLNSLENIEIIVDNEKIQVNSILNGSIFINHLSKIEVNKDILIVIVENFENLLQIKKQKYLFEIYNKKILFIFRNSAIYEYLKYFENEIIYFGDIDLAGISIYLNEIKSKILNHSSFFIPQNLEELLESANSILYFNQYDKYKNLKSDEKYLENLIALINKYKTTVEQEVLILN; from the coding sequence ATGAAAATATCAAGTGCAAAAATAATAAAAAAATTAATCTTAGAGAATGAGTTAAATGCAAGTGAATTAAAAGATAAAAAACTTTTAGAAGAATTAATACAAGAGCAAATAATCCATCTAAAAAGATTAAGTACAAGAAAAGCGAAGATAATACTTTTATATAAAGATAGATTAAATTTATTTTTAGAAAATAAATACAAAATAAAAAATCTAAATGAGTATATAAATACGATAAATAAAAAAGAGATATCAAGATCAGAACTATCTAAAATTACAAGTAATACAAAATCAAAAAAAACTAATGTACAAAAGGGTATTTATCTAAATAGTTTAGAAAATATTGAAATTATAGTAGATAATGAAAAAATACAAGTAAATTCGATACTAAATGGCTCAATTTTTATAAATCACCTATCAAAGATAGAAGTAAATAAAGATATTCTGATAGTAATAGTAGAAAATTTTGAAAACCTATTACAAATAAAAAAACAAAAATATCTATTTGAAATCTATAATAAAAAAATACTATTTATTTTTAGAAATTCAGCTATTTACGAATACTTAAAATATTTTGAGAATGAAATAATATATTTTGGAGATATAGATTTAGCTGGTATTTCAATATATTTAAATGAAATTAAATCCAAAATTTTAAATCATTCATCTTTTTTTATTCCACAAAATTTAGAAGAGTTACTCGAAAGTGCAAATTCAATCTTGTATTTTAACCAGTATGATAAGTATAAAAATCTTAAAAGTGATGAAAAATATTTAGAAAACTTAATTGCATTAATTAATAAATATAAAACAACCGTAGAACAAGAAGTATTGATATTAAATTAA
- a CDS encoding ATP-binding protein: MIKLNQVVFINSASFDFAKVQIEGNTLFCGANGVGKTTILRALLFFYSANSKRLGINQSKKKSFHEYYFESLNSYLIYRYKNIHGINYVLLYKTSHFSPIKFRFFSSYKEIDLQKLFIEDSIALNIEKVIAKIREEKINISNVIASAKEYRDILYGQTREYKEFALLKANQSFNQIHKTISNIFINSKLDSDVIKKSLVSDIDDFIPIDLQNISSNLSRFLDDIEVIDEYEKNEENIKSAIKNYKQYFEKEQFLKDESKKLYAGFNYSLERQDILSLDIQNLENEIESLNNKKKNLKIVNDKKIQKQKNELIILDNTIKESTKRQNFYKDKNIENLLQEQSNETIYKQKQNSLNEEILSLSKKGEEQAKSFDNLIEVKSNETKALINNIERDKNILENEFLNLKEKYQKNKEQKIKKEEEKYNPIFNEFEAKKESLEKKLNEINLEINTISLKEFLKDEKNIIKKNLENYKDKISTLNLEIQKSRNSLEKLDFQIQKEQNQADKTIDKFAFSFNEIKKEKTKEIEILRKRLDIDEDSFLKFLNDEKTPNLTKITTLLKDEILFSKDLNPKKIDNNSTLYGFDIDIKLDNSYDEEFIKRSIGEKNIYLENELLKLEKEKTKINQDLEKSISKIYKEKSEINKEMDKNSKELNNYETKLLKEKNKLDILIKKASELKNEKLAEFKIKKENLESDLKKNKEVYENLKKEYQNKSQSIKTNYTKEINLLISQKNENLENLKSKENILKNDLEKSINELKVLKQKALNKSRVDTKTLNQKEKELEKFSLKLKDIEQNREMVFGYKKDKEEYFDKEKQIKQNKKECESNINEFQLRYEKELKILNDDISKITLKIEKLNKQLDEYKANIEEYEKIKSGNFYENIKIYFDDEYKIDAFIDISNMQAILYSIEDECNKAIKELKSNLNKIFSKFKSQNVLNLNAPNSLEKEELLQNTKLLKEFYEQNKIKYFKDTLSSTYSMSLSSYTKQISDLLDASGKIKATISKINQNLKDLQNINVIEKVELKHEKSDDKIVQILEELKDEYNNNSFVNEVNLFNPLGADSSFNNRILKLFRKLNEYLFKYNKKEILDLEDSFILEFRAIENGHDTGFVRVLDDIGSNGTDVMVKVMVYIAMLNLSRKSAQKDKNEEIYLHCILDEIGILSPKYLKELISFANSQKIEFLNGAPDEKIVTTYKRVYLLNTTKNHKTLVNEIISKI; encoded by the coding sequence ATGATTAAATTAAATCAAGTAGTTTTTATAAATAGTGCCTCTTTTGATTTTGCAAAAGTACAAATAGAAGGAAATACACTTTTTTGTGGAGCAAATGGAGTTGGTAAAACTACTATATTAAGAGCCTTATTATTCTTTTATAGTGCAAATAGTAAAAGACTTGGTATAAATCAATCAAAGAAAAAGAGTTTTCATGAGTATTATTTTGAAAGTTTAAACTCATATTTGATTTATAGATATAAAAATATTCATGGTATAAATTATGTGTTACTTTATAAAACTTCACACTTCTCACCTATAAAATTTAGATTTTTTAGTTCTTACAAAGAGATAGATTTACAAAAGTTATTTATTGAAGATAGTATTGCTTTAAATATTGAAAAAGTTATTGCAAAAATAAGAGAAGAAAAAATAAATATTTCAAATGTAATAGCAAGTGCAAAAGAGTATAGAGATATTTTATATGGACAAACAAGAGAGTATAAAGAGTTTGCACTATTAAAAGCAAATCAAAGTTTTAATCAAATACACAAAACAATCTCAAATATTTTTATAAATTCAAAACTTGATTCGGATGTTATAAAAAAAAGCTTAGTAAGTGATATTGATGATTTTATACCAATTGATTTACAGAATATTTCTTCAAATTTGAGTAGATTTTTAGATGATATTGAAGTTATAGATGAGTATGAGAAAAATGAAGAGAACATAAAATCTGCAATAAAAAATTATAAACAATATTTTGAAAAAGAGCAATTCTTAAAAGATGAATCAAAAAAATTATATGCAGGATTTAACTACTCTTTAGAAAGGCAAGATATTCTAAGTTTAGATATTCAAAACTTAGAAAACGAGATTGAAAGTTTAAATAATAAAAAGAAAAATCTAAAAATAGTAAATGATAAAAAAATTCAAAAACAGAAAAATGAACTAATAATTCTAGATAATACTATTAAAGAGTCAACTAAAAGACAAAATTTTTACAAAGATAAAAATATAGAGAATCTTTTACAAGAGCAATCAAATGAAACTATTTATAAACAAAAACAAAACTCACTAAATGAGGAGATTTTAAGCCTAAGCAAAAAAGGAGAAGAACAAGCCAAAAGTTTTGATAATCTAATAGAAGTAAAGTCAAACGAGACAAAAGCTTTAATAAACAACATAGAAAGAGATAAAAATATTTTAGAAAATGAGTTTTTGAATTTAAAAGAGAAGTATCAAAAAAATAAAGAACAAAAAATAAAAAAAGAGGAAGAAAAATACAATCCTATTTTTAATGAGTTTGAAGCTAAAAAAGAAAGCTTAGAAAAAAAACTAAATGAGATAAATCTAGAAATAAATACAATTTCTTTAAAAGAATTTTTAAAAGATGAAAAAAATATTATCAAAAAAAATCTTGAAAATTATAAAGATAAAATATCAACACTTAATTTAGAAATTCAAAAATCAAGAAATAGTCTTGAAAAACTCGATTTTCAAATCCAAAAAGAGCAAAATCAAGCAGATAAAACTATTGATAAATTTGCATTTTCTTTTAATGAAATAAAAAAAGAGAAAACAAAAGAGATAGAGATTTTAAGAAAAAGATTAGATATAGATGAGGATTCATTTTTAAAGTTTTTAAATGATGAAAAAACTCCAAATTTAACAAAAATAACAACTCTTTTAAAAGATGAGATTCTTTTTTCAAAAGATTTAAATCCAAAAAAAATAGATAATAATTCAACTTTATATGGTTTTGATATAGATATAAAACTTGATAACTCTTATGATGAAGAGTTTATTAAAAGAAGTATAGGAGAAAAAAATATATATTTAGAAAATGAATTATTAAAATTAGAAAAAGAAAAAACAAAAATAAATCAAGATTTGGAAAAATCTATTTCTAAGATTTATAAAGAAAAAAGTGAAATAAATAAAGAGATGGATAAGAACTCAAAAGAGTTAAATAATTATGAAACAAAGCTTTTAAAAGAAAAAAATAAACTTGATATTTTAATAAAAAAAGCAAGTGAATTAAAAAATGAAAAACTAGCAGAATTTAAAATAAAGAAAGAAAATTTAGAATCCGATTTAAAAAAGAACAAAGAAGTATATGAAAATTTAAAAAAAGAGTATCAAAATAAGAGTCAATCTATAAAAACAAACTATACAAAGGAGATAAATCTTCTGATTTCTCAAAAAAATGAAAATCTAGAAAATTTAAAATCAAAAGAGAATATCTTAAAAAATGATTTAGAGAAAAGCATAAATGAGTTAAAAGTTTTAAAACAAAAAGCTTTAAATAAAAGTAGAGTTGATACAAAAACTTTAAATCAAAAAGAGAAAGAGTTAGAAAAATTTAGTTTAAAACTTAAAGATATTGAACAAAACCGTGAAATGGTTTTTGGATATAAAAAAGATAAAGAAGAGTACTTTGATAAAGAAAAACAGATTAAACAAAATAAAAAAGAGTGTGAAAGTAATATAAACGAATTTCAATTAAGATATGAAAAAGAACTAAAAATTCTAAATGATGATATATCAAAAATTACTTTAAAAATAGAAAAATTAAATAAACAACTAGACGAATATAAAGCAAATATTGAAGAATATGAAAAAATTAAAAGTGGAAATTTTTACGAAAATATCAAAATATATTTTGATGATGAGTATAAAATAGATGCTTTTATAGATATTTCAAATATGCAGGCTATTTTATATAGTATAGAAGATGAGTGCAATAAGGCTATAAAAGAACTAAAATCAAATCTAAATAAAATATTTTCAAAGTTTAAATCGCAAAATGTGCTAAATCTTAATGCCCCAAATAGTTTAGAAAAAGAAGAATTGCTTCAAAATACAAAATTACTAAAAGAGTTTTATGAACAAAATAAAATAAAATACTTTAAAGATACACTTTCAAGTACTTATTCTATGAGTTTAAGTTCATATACAAAACAAATCTCTGATTTACTTGATGCAAGTGGAAAAATAAAAGCAACAATATCAAAAATAAATCAAAACCTAAAAGATTTGCAAAATATAAATGTTATAGAAAAAGTTGAATTAAAACATGAAAAAAGTGATGATAAAATTGTACAGATTTTAGAAGAATTAAAAGATGAATACAATAATAACAGCTTTGTAAATGAAGTGAATTTATTCAACCCACTTGGGGCTGATAGCAGCTTTAATAATCGTATCTTAAAGCTTTTTAGAAAACTTAATGAATATCTTTTCAAATATAATAAAAAAGAAATTTTAGACTTAGAAGATAGTTTTATTTTAGAATTTCGTGCAATTGAAAATGGACATGATACAGGATTTGTAAGAGTTTTAGATGATATTGGTTCAAATGGAACAGATGTGATGGTAAAGGTTATGGTTTATATTGCTATGTTAAATCTTTCAAGAAAAAGTGCTCAAAAAGATAAAAATGAAGAGATTTATTTACACTGTATTTTAGATGAAATAGGAATATTGTCTCCTAAATATTTAAAAGAATTGATAAGCTTTGCAAACTCACAAAAAATAGAATTTTTGAATGGAGCTCCTGATGAAAAAATTGTAACAACATACAAAAGAGTATATTTGTTAAATACAACAAAAAATCATAAAACTTTAGTAAATGAAATAATTTCAAAGATATAA
- a CDS encoding condensin complex protein MksE codes for MLVPNRTDEIFDILKSGKFLCENYPEPTHRKLYSIVYDNYDSLYEYFSYIGYILNKEQDYFYFSKEENKFQIENKLNNIIKFIDLLDFILEYQNDFSVGYKVSPSQLLASINENTILKNKLSKLDKRDVTLYQKCKKILDDFVSKGVMAIENEEEEIYLTLSSFNYIQKFCESIKEVTND; via the coding sequence ATGTTAGTTCCAAATAGAACAGATGAGATTTTTGATATTTTAAAATCAGGTAAATTTTTATGTGAAAATTATCCTGAACCTACTCATAGAAAACTTTATTCAATTGTTTATGATAATTATGACTCACTTTATGAGTATTTTTCATATATTGGATATATTTTAAATAAAGAGCAAGATTACTTTTATTTTTCTAAAGAGGAAAATAAATTTCAAATTGAAAACAAGTTAAATAATATTATAAAATTTATTGATTTACTTGATTTTATCCTAGAGTATCAAAATGATTTTTCAGTTGGATATAAAGTATCTCCTTCACAATTATTAGCATCAATAAATGAGAATACTATATTAAAAAATAAACTTTCAAAACTAGATAAAAGAGATGTAACACTTTATCAAAAATGTAAAAAAATTCTTGATGATTTTGTAAGTAAAGGAGTTATGGCAATTGAGAATGAGGAAGAAGAGATATATTTAACTCTAAGCTCATTTAATTATATTCAAAAGTTTTGTGAATCAATAAAAGAGGTAACTAATGATTAA
- a CDS encoding D-2-hydroxyacid dehydrogenase, producing the protein MKIVLLDRETLGSDVDLSVFDKFGELISYDITKEDETLERVKDADIVITNKVVIDSHIMDNSNLKLICISATGTNNVDLVHSKKKGIEVKNVAGYSSSSVAQVAFSMIFHFVSKLDYYKKYVDEGNWQKSEIFTHIDALFHELDGKRVGVIGLGDIGRNFAKKAKAFDCEVVYYSTSGKNSNSEYKRVELDELLSTSDIISIHCPLNEDTKDLLNYENMKNIKDGAILLNLGRGGIINEPDLAKIIDEKEIYCGIDVVSVEPIEESNPLLKVKNKEQLLLTPHIGWASIEARARLIELVAKNIEEFIK; encoded by the coding sequence ATGAAAATAGTACTACTTGATAGAGAAACTTTAGGTTCTGATGTAGACCTAAGTGTTTTTGATAAATTTGGTGAGCTTATAAGCTATGATATTACAAAAGAAGACGAAACTTTAGAGCGTGTAAAAGATGCTGATATAGTTATCACAAATAAAGTTGTGATTGATTCACACATTATGGATAATTCAAATCTAAAACTTATTTGTATAAGTGCAACTGGAACTAATAATGTAGATTTAGTTCATTCAAAGAAAAAAGGAATTGAGGTAAAAAATGTAGCTGGGTATTCTAGCTCGTCTGTTGCTCAAGTTGCTTTTTCTATGATTTTTCATTTTGTATCTAAACTTGATTATTATAAAAAATATGTAGATGAAGGTAATTGGCAAAAAAGTGAAATCTTCACTCATATAGATGCACTATTTCATGAACTTGATGGTAAAAGAGTAGGGGTTATTGGACTTGGTGATATTGGAAGAAACTTTGCAAAAAAAGCTAAGGCTTTTGATTGTGAAGTTGTGTATTACTCTACAAGTGGTAAAAACTCAAATAGTGAATATAAAAGAGTAGAACTAGATGAACTACTAAGCACTAGTGATATTATCTCAATTCATTGCCCTTTAAATGAAGATACAAAAGATTTATTAAACTATGAAAATATGAAAAATATCAAAGATGGTGCAATACTTCTAAACCTAGGTCGAGGTGGAATTATAAATGAACCAGATTTAGCAAAAATCATAGATGAAAAAGAGATTTATTGTGGTATTGATGTAGTATCAGTTGAACCAATAGAAGAATCAAATCCACTATTAAAAGTGAAAAATAAAGAGCAACTATTGCTTACTCCACATATAGGGTGGGCAAGTATAGAAGCTAGAGCTAGACTTATAGAATTAGTTGCTAAAAATATTGAAGAGTTTATAAAATAA
- a CDS encoding dihydrofolate reductase, giving the protein MKISMIVAYGKNWEIGLNNEMLWHISEDFKNFKAITSGHHILMGRKTFESIGKPLPNRTSLVLSNSGFEHSGVHTFSDVQEAFNFARKNAEEELFIIGGANIYESLFPYVDKMYLSEIDFEGVADAFLKPIDFSTWDLEEERSYDEIIEHGKVKSPAWKFKVWVKKD; this is encoded by the coding sequence ATGAAAATTTCAATGATAGTTGCATATGGAAAAAACTGGGAAATAGGTCTAAATAATGAAATGTTATGGCATATAAGCGAAGATTTTAAAAACTTTAAAGCTATTACTTCAGGACACCATATCTTAATGGGAAGAAAAACATTTGAATCTATAGGAAAACCTCTTCCAAATAGAACTTCATTAGTATTATCAAATAGTGGGTTTGAACATTCAGGTGTTCATACTTTTAGTGATGTTCAAGAGGCATTTAATTTTGCTAGAAAAAATGCTGAAGAAGAACTATTTATAATTGGTGGTGCTAATATTTATGAATCATTATTTCCATACGTTGATAAAATGTATTTATCAGAAATTGATTTTGAAGGTGTTGCTGATGCATTTTTAAAACCAATTGATTTTTCTACTTGGGATTTAGAAGAAGAGAGATCTTATGATGAAATTATTGAGCATGGAAAAGTTAAATCACCTGCTTGGAAATTCAAAGTTTGGGTTAAAAAAGACTAA